One window from the genome of Treponema sp. OMZ 838 encodes:
- a CDS encoding acyl-[acyl-carrier-protein] thioesterase, whose protein sequence is MILDDKYTMPYTVPTTAIDGQYRCTPLTLAALSQDLAANHYSSTGIFMPQLQERGLMWIISKQHFEIHEYPLWLDCLTLQTWAQPPKGLFCFRDFAYYYAEDGKKDSLSAAFKDFDAAERKGTEWTADSLRRHGALCVRGSTCWVVLNTHTNQPAVLDDTVFGSLTFCDEHLEGRVFAKIPLPEHWDREELFHPSLLDIDMNGHVNNLNYIRWALSFMDADFCRGKLLRVLDTNFLISAQYGEELCCRCSHIEDNVCVHSIVRTADGSEVFRARTEWTDERKMARPLQVEHETSRL, encoded by the coding sequence ATGATACTCGACGATAAATACACGATGCCGTATACGGTGCCGACCACTGCCATCGACGGGCAGTACCGCTGTACGCCGTTAACCCTTGCTGCGCTTTCGCAGGATTTGGCGGCTAATCACTATAGTTCTACCGGTATATTTATGCCGCAGCTGCAAGAACGGGGTTTGATGTGGATTATTTCCAAGCAGCATTTTGAAATACATGAATATCCGCTCTGGCTCGATTGCCTGACGTTACAAACATGGGCGCAGCCGCCGAAGGGGCTTTTTTGTTTTCGGGATTTTGCCTATTACTACGCTGAGGACGGAAAGAAAGATTCGTTGTCTGCGGCTTTTAAAGATTTTGATGCGGCGGAACGGAAGGGTACCGAATGGACGGCAGACTCGTTACGCCGGCATGGAGCGCTGTGTGTGCGCGGCAGTACGTGCTGGGTTGTGCTGAATACGCACACCAATCAGCCTGCCGTTCTTGACGACACGGTGTTCGGTTCGTTGACGTTTTGTGACGAGCATTTGGAAGGACGGGTTTTTGCAAAGATTCCCTTGCCGGAACACTGGGATCGCGAAGAACTTTTCCATCCGTCGCTTTTGGATATCGATATGAACGGGCACGTCAATAATCTCAATTATATCCGCTGGGCATTGTCGTTTATGGATGCGGACTTTTGCCGCGGTAAATTGCTCCGCGTCCTCGATACCAATTTTTTGATTTCCGCTCAATACGGGGAAGAACTCTGCTGCCGCTGTTCTCATATTGAAGACAACGTGTGTGTGCATTCTATTGTGAGAACTGCCGACGGCAGCGAGGTGTTCCGCGCCCGTACCGAATGGACTGATGAACGGAAGATGGCACGGCCGCTTCAGGTTGAACATGAAACTTCCCGACTATAA
- a CDS encoding P-loop NTPase, with the protein MQIIPIASGKGGVGKSLLSANLAIALGQAGKNVLVADLDLGASNLHLVLGQQSNAHGIGTFLSGNSAFEDIIVNTGYPNVRFVPGDSEIPGFAALKASDKNSLIKNMLKMDADYLILDLGAGTHLGILDFFLLSPQGIVVTAPSVTAILNAYLFLKNVVFRMLYGAFKRNSPGFKYLEKLKSDSSSMQRMYIPRIITELEKVDPKNTELFLTNLHKFKPRLIMNMLDDPKDADKALKIRRSCQEYLNINLEHLGVIYRDTIQDTALASRLPVILYKPQAMISQAIYRIADKILQSETETFQNAADYAEYTDETFQSAELEAETDFRSKMGYIEDLIGSDALSMNDIAEMLKSQQYEISVLKKENALLKRKIKTALEQGYRI; encoded by the coding sequence ATGCAAATAATACCGATTGCTAGCGGAAAGGGCGGGGTCGGAAAAAGTCTTCTTTCCGCGAATCTTGCAATTGCACTCGGACAGGCAGGAAAAAATGTTCTGGTTGCCGATCTGGATTTAGGCGCATCGAATCTTCATTTGGTTCTTGGACAGCAATCGAACGCGCACGGGATCGGTACGTTTTTGTCGGGAAATTCGGCATTCGAAGATATTATTGTAAATACGGGGTATCCGAACGTACGTTTTGTTCCGGGCGACTCCGAAATTCCCGGCTTCGCAGCCTTAAAAGCCTCTGATAAAAACAGCTTAATCAAAAATATGCTTAAAATGGATGCAGACTACCTGATTCTTGACCTCGGTGCAGGAACACACCTCGGTATTCTGGATTTCTTTTTGCTTTCCCCGCAGGGCATTGTCGTTACCGCACCGTCGGTTACCGCGATACTGAACGCATACCTTTTCCTAAAAAATGTCGTATTCCGTATGCTCTACGGAGCCTTCAAGCGTAATAGCCCCGGTTTTAAATACCTTGAAAAACTCAAGTCCGATTCCTCATCCATGCAGCGGATGTACATCCCCCGTATCATCACCGAACTTGAAAAAGTCGATCCTAAAAACACCGAGCTTTTTTTGACCAATCTGCATAAATTTAAGCCCCGGCTTATTATGAATATGCTCGATGACCCGAAAGATGCCGACAAAGCCTTAAAGATCCGCCGGTCATGTCAAGAATACCTCAATATCAATCTTGAACACCTCGGCGTTATTTACCGGGATACAATACAGGATACGGCGCTTGCATCACGTTTACCCGTCATCCTATACAAACCGCAGGCTATGATTTCTCAGGCAATCTACCGCATTGCCGACAAAATTCTACAGTCCGAAACCGAAACTTTTCAAAATGCGGCAGATTATGCCGAATATACCGATGAGACGTTTCAGTCTGCCGAATTGGAGGCCGAAACCGACTTCCGCTCAAAAATGGGCTATATCGAAGACCTCATCGGCAGTGATGCTCTGTCAATGAACGATATTGCCGAAATGCTCAAGAGTCAGCAATATGAGATTTCCGTTTTAAAGAAAGAAAATGCTTTGTTGAAGCGGAAAATAAAAACAGCCCTTGAACAAGGGTATCGTATATAA
- the rsmA gene encoding 16S rRNA (adenine(1518)-N(6)/adenine(1519)-N(6))-dimethyltransferase RsmA has protein sequence MKLPDYNAPSALAAVLDEHGFGMQKKFGQNFLINAHIRQELVSALGLSTGDAVWEVGPGLGSMTSLLLEAGADLTVFEIDRGFVQLLTSYFGSYHSFHLIEGDVLKTWKAEYQRYAPKAFFGNLPYNIAAKLIAATIEAECFFDRMVITVQKEVGLRMTAAPGSADYSSFSVLCQWAYDVEPIRDIAPAAFWPKPNVESRALRFTKKQSPQPVRDARLFLSLVRGLFSARRKTVKNNLSTILAARGKKTLSAESLLKAAGIDPAARAESLTVYDFIRLSDRLAGCDE, from the coding sequence ATGAAACTTCCCGACTATAATGCGCCGTCCGCACTCGCTGCCGTGCTCGATGAACACGGGTTCGGGATGCAGAAAAAATTCGGACAAAACTTTTTGATTAATGCACATATACGGCAGGAGCTTGTTTCCGCGCTCGGCCTTTCCACCGGAGATGCTGTATGGGAAGTCGGCCCGGGGCTCGGCTCGATGACATCGTTGCTGTTGGAGGCCGGCGCCGATCTAACCGTGTTCGAAATAGACCGCGGCTTCGTGCAGCTCTTAACATCCTATTTCGGTTCATATCATTCGTTTCATTTAATAGAAGGCGATGTGCTTAAAACATGGAAGGCTGAATATCAACGGTATGCACCGAAGGCCTTTTTCGGGAATCTGCCGTACAATATTGCGGCAAAGCTCATCGCGGCGACAATCGAAGCCGAGTGTTTTTTTGACCGTATGGTGATAACCGTACAAAAAGAGGTCGGGCTCCGTATGACCGCGGCTCCGGGAAGTGCGGATTACTCGTCGTTTTCGGTGCTGTGCCAATGGGCTTATGATGTAGAGCCGATTCGCGATATTGCTCCCGCCGCCTTTTGGCCTAAACCGAATGTCGAATCCCGGGCGCTCCGTTTTACCAAAAAACAGTCCCCGCAGCCGGTACGCGATGCACGTCTTTTTTTAAGTCTTGTCCGCGGCCTTTTCAGTGCGCGGCGTAAAACGGTGAAGAATAATTTAAGCACGATTCTTGCTGCGAGAGGAAAAAAGACGCTGTCGGCGGAATCCTTGCTGAAAGCGGCTGGAATTGATCCCGCTGCCCGTGCGGAATCGCTGACTGTCTATGATTTTATCCGCTTATCGGATAGACTGGCGGGCTGTGATGAATAA
- a CDS encoding periplasmic-type flagellar collar protein FlbB gives MRRRGSFGRVIVLLLLIIILVFGGLFWFSYLGLINARGVFSPVYSWFGLKTPAGVASPADADADLDADRYAKRLIALDVRSQELDKKEADVTAREKEAAQVSQELDDRLSIIEEKEKSFKQMMTERDMREVNIDQIARYINGMPPQKAVANLLQMDDQDIIDVLRAVEAIAKKANKTSSVAYWFSLMPANRAADIQRKMANKPAALP, from the coding sequence GTGAGACGTAGAGGTTCTTTTGGACGAGTAATAGTATTGCTTTTATTGATTATTATATTGGTTTTCGGCGGACTTTTTTGGTTTAGCTATCTCGGCTTAATCAATGCGCGAGGAGTTTTTTCACCGGTATACTCATGGTTCGGGTTAAAAACACCTGCCGGCGTTGCTTCTCCGGCTGATGCTGATGCGGATTTGGATGCCGACCGGTATGCAAAGCGGTTGATTGCACTTGATGTCCGCTCGCAGGAGCTTGATAAAAAAGAAGCTGATGTTACCGCCCGCGAAAAAGAAGCGGCACAAGTATCGCAGGAGCTGGATGACCGGCTTTCTATTATAGAAGAAAAAGAAAAGTCTTTTAAACAGATGATGACGGAACGCGATATGCGGGAAGTAAATATCGACCAGATTGCACGGTATATCAATGGAATGCCGCCTCAGAAGGCTGTCGCAAACCTGCTGCAAATGGATGATCAAGATATTATCGATGTGTTGCGGGCGGTAGAGGCAATCGCGAAAAAAGCGAACAAGACTTCTTCCGTTGCGTACTGGTTCTCGTTGATGCCGGCGAACCGCGCCGCCGATATTCAGCGCAAGATGGCAAACAAACCGGCAGCGCTCCCTTAA
- a CDS encoding RluA family pseudouridine synthase, producing the protein MNKVFELTVPDGTGKLRLDAFCSSVLTGMTRSQLKTGMQAVQLNGRQAKLSSTVQAGDRITLIWENPLPDVLIPEHIPLRIVYEDNDVIVVNKRAGMVTHPAAGNWTGTLVQALAYYRLHTSPIHDEYARLLEAEQGKGRFAELLRAGIVHRLDKDTSGILITARSAEAEAFFKNEFKLRRTEKYYIAILNGIPEKPAGIIETSVFRDGHSRIRFAASADLSKGKYARSRYKVLRVYGRYALVLFKIDTGRTHQIRLHARFIGCPVVGDPLYGKKETEWKAYGLMLHAYRLCVNLPSTQKKAVFTAPLPRKFQTVLRFLQMRQSQGNS; encoded by the coding sequence ATGAATAAAGTATTTGAGCTTACAGTGCCGGATGGAACCGGCAAGCTGAGGCTTGATGCGTTTTGCAGCAGCGTGCTTACCGGTATGACCCGTTCGCAGCTGAAAACGGGGATGCAAGCTGTGCAGCTCAACGGGCGGCAGGCAAAACTTTCAAGTACGGTGCAAGCGGGCGACCGTATTACACTGATATGGGAAAATCCGCTCCCCGATGTTCTTATACCTGAACACATTCCGCTCCGTATTGTATATGAAGATAATGATGTCATCGTGGTGAATAAACGAGCCGGTATGGTTACGCATCCTGCGGCGGGCAACTGGACGGGGACGCTGGTACAGGCGCTTGCGTATTACCGCTTGCACACGTCGCCCATTCATGATGAATATGCCCGCCTGCTCGAAGCGGAGCAGGGGAAGGGGCGCTTTGCCGAGCTATTGCGTGCAGGTATCGTTCACCGGCTTGATAAGGATACTTCCGGCATCCTTATCACCGCCCGTAGTGCCGAAGCGGAAGCTTTTTTTAAAAACGAGTTTAAGCTGCGGCGCACGGAAAAATATTATATCGCAATTCTGAACGGCATACCGGAAAAGCCGGCCGGCATTATCGAAACGTCGGTATTCCGCGACGGGCATAGCCGCATTCGGTTTGCCGCCTCGGCAGATCTGTCTAAGGGAAAATATGCCCGCTCACGCTATAAAGTGCTGCGGGTGTATGGGCGGTATGCGCTGGTGCTCTTTAAAATCGATACCGGCAGAACTCATCAAATTCGGCTTCATGCGCGGTTTATCGGCTGTCCGGTGGTCGGAGATCCGCTGTATGGAAAAAAAGAAACCGAATGGAAGGCATACGGGTTGATGCTCCACGCCTATCGCCTGTGCGTTAATCTTCCTTCAACACAGAAAAAAGCCGTGTTTACCGCCCCGCTGCCCCGAAAATTCCAAACTGTTCTGCGCTTTTTGCAGATGCGGCAGTCACAGGGGAATAGCTGA
- a CDS encoding MBOAT family protein: protein MLFPTLRFALFFSVVFFLYWYVFRQKRQRIVLLTCASYFFYACWDWRFCLLLFGVSALSGLTGYLLGIQKNYIPRTVTMITGTVLHILFLGFFKYFYTAVSFLNYTFFNGQLQAPLLLQLQSYSLLLPVGISYYTFRSMSYIFDIYLCKMRPVQSFIEVLLYISFFPQLASGPIVQAEAFFTALPDNLAQDVTAERPIAFDRSVLLILSGLYKKMVLATFLSVLAVDPVFANPAQCNTLELLVALVSYTFVIYCDFSGYSDMAIGIGLLLGFEAPQNFNRPYLSQSVSEFWRRWHISFSSWLRDYVYFSFGGSRYGLVRTVIALVGTMLIAGVWHGGSIPFVLWGLLQGLACAAERVAAVLGKERRAAAINTAAGNQESLIAATAVSDKPRRGMVRFIGWNIDMKRLLRLGGMFVFINISWLIFRSNTVREITLYLSSLKNITQPFRTVHWFVLVPLAAAFLLQIPKEETRRAYFARYVRLPLAVKAAAVVLFFVGLNIVSTSGVAPFIYFGF from the coding sequence ATGTTATTTCCGACACTCCGGTTTGCGCTCTTTTTTTCCGTTGTCTTTTTTCTGTACTGGTATGTATTCAGGCAGAAAAGACAACGGATTGTGCTGCTTACCTGCGCAAGCTATTTTTTTTATGCCTGCTGGGATTGGCGTTTTTGCCTCTTGCTGTTCGGAGTGTCGGCGCTGTCCGGTCTTACCGGTTATCTGCTCGGTATACAAAAAAACTATATTCCCCGTACCGTTACGATGATAACCGGTACCGTGCTGCACATTCTTTTTCTCGGTTTTTTTAAATATTTTTATACAGCTGTTTCCTTTTTAAACTACACGTTTTTTAACGGACAGCTCCAAGCGCCGCTGTTGTTGCAACTGCAAAGTTACTCGCTCTTATTACCGGTAGGAATTTCGTACTATACGTTCCGCTCGATGAGCTATATTTTTGATATTTATCTCTGCAAAATGAGGCCGGTTCAATCGTTTATCGAAGTACTGCTCTATATCTCGTTTTTTCCGCAGCTGGCGTCGGGTCCCATCGTGCAGGCGGAAGCCTTTTTTACAGCCTTGCCGGATAATCTTGCACAGGATGTAACGGCGGAACGCCCGATAGCGTTTGACCGCAGCGTACTGCTGATCTTGTCGGGGCTGTATAAAAAGATGGTGCTGGCAACCTTTCTTTCCGTGCTTGCCGTCGATCCCGTATTTGCGAATCCTGCACAGTGTAATACCCTCGAACTGCTTGTTGCTTTGGTATCGTATACGTTTGTTATTTATTGCGACTTTTCCGGCTATAGCGATATGGCAATCGGCATCGGGCTTTTGCTCGGCTTTGAAGCACCGCAGAACTTTAACCGTCCGTATCTTTCCCAATCGGTGAGTGAGTTTTGGCGGCGCTGGCATATCAGTTTTTCGTCGTGGCTGCGCGATTATGTGTATTTCTCTTTCGGCGGCTCGCGTTACGGTTTAGTCCGCACGGTGATTGCGCTGGTTGGGACAATGCTCATCGCGGGGGTGTGGCACGGCGGCTCTATTCCCTTTGTGCTGTGGGGGCTGCTTCAGGGACTTGCCTGCGCCGCAGAGCGGGTTGCCGCCGTGCTTGGTAAAGAACGCCGCGCCGCCGCTATAAACACTGCCGCGGGCAACCAAGAATCTCTCATTGCTGCAACGGCTGTATCCGATAAACCGCGCCGCGGCATGGTGCGGTTTATCGGATGGAACATTGACATGAAACGGCTGCTTCGGCTCGGCGGTATGTTTGTGTTTATCAATATCAGCTGGCTAATTTTCCGGTCGAATACCGTGCGGGAAATTACGTTGTATCTTTCTTCACTCAAGAATATCACACAGCCGTTCCGCACGGTGCATTGGTTTGTGCTGGTACCGCTCGCCGCCGCCTTTTTGCTGCAAATCCCGAAAGAAGAAACGCGCCGCGCTTATTTTGCACGGTATGTACGGCTGCCGCTCGCGGTAAAGGCCGCTGCCGTTGTGCTGTTTTTTGTCGGACTCAATATCGTTTCGACGTCCGGTGTTGCGCCGTTTATCTACTTCGGATTTTAG
- a CDS encoding DUF459 domain-containing protein codes for MSEKSQRGESAQYERQEYDNRQGRNGRYSPNQCFFFVVLTLFILIPFLGQRLAHPVQNIKRASLKNIYSALTAPIVSVTESSPVAAVIPVLRNAFIRTAGLTERGEWDTFFYRQGVYDSEVAAFYAVTGEHGYIETMPGFSDNLGGSGLPAELLGQVSKAMLRNVSLPVVHSARMPLRLFFFGDSQMRSIAAGMTRALGSDTAITIQDLSVPSSGFLRSDYYNWPQKLEALLAAQKDGERFDAAVAFLGMNDYQDMWTTGGIILTAGTPEWEEVYRKMVKAHLDIVLASVPRLYWLGLPVVRSAAYNEKMQYLNAVHDSVAEEYDSKKLVRISLKGLVEQYGTGYIGAIKPEGSAWIPLIQGDGIHYTIEGGEYLMKHFIDRLHRDYAFETHCTTL; via the coding sequence ATGAGTGAAAAAAGTCAACGCGGCGAATCCGCTCAATACGAGCGGCAAGAATACGACAATCGGCAAGGGCGGAACGGCCGATACTCTCCCAATCAGTGTTTTTTCTTTGTTGTGTTAACGCTGTTTATTCTTATTCCGTTTTTAGGGCAGCGGCTTGCGCATCCGGTGCAAAACATCAAAAGAGCCTCTTTAAAAAATATTTACAGCGCACTCACCGCGCCGATTGTTTCCGTTACCGAATCATCTCCTGTCGCTGCCGTTATTCCCGTACTCAGGAATGCGTTTATACGAACGGCGGGGTTAACGGAGCGCGGCGAATGGGATACGTTCTTTTATCGCCAAGGGGTGTACGACAGCGAGGTCGCCGCTTTTTACGCGGTAACCGGTGAGCACGGTTATATCGAAACAATGCCCGGCTTTTCGGATAATTTAGGCGGCAGCGGGCTGCCTGCAGAATTGTTGGGGCAGGTTTCTAAAGCGATGCTCCGCAATGTCTCACTGCCGGTTGTCCATTCCGCACGGATGCCCTTGCGGCTATTCTTTTTCGGAGATTCTCAGATGCGCAGTATCGCCGCCGGTATGACCCGTGCGCTCGGCTCCGACACCGCTATTACAATACAGGATTTAAGCGTTCCTTCTTCCGGCTTTCTCCGATCCGATTATTATAACTGGCCGCAAAAACTTGAAGCGCTGCTTGCCGCACAAAAAGACGGAGAACGCTTTGATGCCGCCGTTGCCTTTTTAGGCATGAACGACTATCAGGATATGTGGACGACCGGCGGCATTATCCTTACGGCGGGTACGCCCGAATGGGAAGAGGTGTACCGTAAAATGGTAAAAGCGCATCTCGACATCGTTCTTGCTTCCGTTCCGCGGCTGTACTGGCTCGGCTTGCCGGTAGTGCGGAGCGCTGCGTATAACGAAAAGATGCAATACCTAAATGCAGTACACGATTCCGTCGCCGAAGAATACGATTCCAAAAAGCTGGTAAGGATTTCGCTTAAAGGTCTCGTCGAGCAATATGGAACGGGATACATCGGAGCGATTAAGCCCGAAGGCAGCGCATGGATACCGCTTATACAGGGCGACGGTATCCACTACACAATCGAAGGCGGTGAGTATTTAATGAAGCACTTCATTGATCGGCTGCACCGCGACTACGCATTTGAAACGCATTGCACAACGCTCTAA
- the hflK gene encoding FtsH protease activity modulator HflK, producing MAKQLKNGQLVAIGAAVVLVTLAFFSFTVISTTDNGVVTRLGKYNRTLQPGLQFIIPIIERVYHIPVTIVQKEEFGFRTTMASDRSQYRNNILTESSMLTGDLNIINVEWTVQYRIIDPKAWLFNVKADERMNTIRDVSAAAINSLIGDRTIFDIMGSERDPIQFLAPKIMNEKYKQLGLGIAVSSVQLQNVVPPEDVQQAFEDVNIAIQDMNRLINEGKEAYNKEIPKAKGEADRMIQEARGYAAERINKAEGDVARFNAVYAEYSKAPDITRRRLYLETLDKIFSNTDKVIFIDKNVKNFLPLKNLSGGEQ from the coding sequence ATGGCAAAACAATTAAAAAACGGGCAGCTTGTTGCAATAGGGGCGGCGGTTGTACTCGTCACATTGGCATTTTTCAGTTTTACCGTTATTTCGACCACGGATAACGGTGTGGTAACTCGGCTCGGTAAGTACAACCGGACGCTGCAGCCCGGGTTGCAGTTTATTATCCCGATTATTGAACGGGTGTATCATATTCCTGTTACGATCGTTCAAAAAGAGGAATTCGGTTTTCGTACCACGATGGCATCAGACCGGAGTCAGTACCGGAACAACATCCTCACCGAATCTTCTATGCTGACCGGCGACCTCAACATTATCAATGTTGAATGGACGGTACAGTACCGCATTATCGATCCCAAGGCATGGCTTTTTAATGTTAAGGCAGACGAGCGGATGAACACAATCCGCGATGTGTCCGCTGCGGCAATCAACAGTCTAATCGGCGACCGCACTATTTTTGATATTATGGGATCTGAACGCGACCCCATTCAGTTTTTAGCGCCCAAAATTATGAATGAAAAGTATAAGCAGCTGGGGCTCGGTATTGCGGTTTCGTCGGTGCAGCTGCAAAACGTTGTTCCGCCGGAAGACGTGCAGCAAGCCTTTGAGGATGTCAATATCGCCATTCAGGATATGAACAGGTTGATTAACGAAGGCAAAGAAGCCTACAATAAAGAGATACCCAAAGCAAAAGGCGAGGCAGACCGTATGATTCAAGAAGCGCGAGGTTATGCGGCGGAACGGATCAACAAGGCGGAAGGAGATGTTGCGCGGTTTAACGCTGTCTATGCTGAGTATAGCAAGGCCCCTGATATTACGAGGCGCCGCCTTTATCTTGAAACGCTCGATAAAATATTTTCGAATACCGACAAGGTAATCTTCATCGATAAAAATGTCAAAAATTTCTTACCGTTAAAAAATCTTTCGGGAGGGGAACAGTGA
- the hflC gene encoding protease modulator HflC: protein MVQFGAILLGILILVLLVKPFYILNEGQTAVITQFGKIVKAETEAGLHFKIPILHQVHRYTAKLLRIDGDPQKILTKEKQFIEVNTTSRWRISDILRFYQSLGTYEAAYSRLSDIIDSSVRDIITVNSLNDVVRNTNIINEMVHQEQIGLNTDEVKLEEVTGAEKVVYANIEKGRDMLAAEILKKANMQLKDFGIEVIDVIFKEIKYSDELQASVYNRMIKERNQIAQTFRSTGEGKKAEWLGKLENEKKSILSKAYAESEKIKGAADAQATAIYAASYGKSPEFYSFWKSLEVYQNALPDTEKILSTDMEYFQYLYKH from the coding sequence ATAGTGCAGTTTGGCGCCATACTACTGGGTATTCTTATTCTTGTGTTATTGGTAAAGCCTTTTTATATTTTAAATGAGGGACAAACCGCGGTTATCACTCAGTTCGGTAAAATTGTCAAAGCCGAAACGGAGGCGGGGCTTCATTTTAAGATACCGATTCTGCACCAGGTACATCGATACACGGCAAAATTGCTCCGCATCGATGGCGACCCTCAAAAAATTCTTACCAAAGAAAAGCAATTCATCGAAGTGAATACGACCAGCCGTTGGCGTATTTCAGACATCCTCAGGTTCTATCAATCTCTCGGAACCTACGAAGCCGCTTATTCGCGTCTTTCGGATATTATCGACTCATCAGTGCGGGATATTATCACCGTCAACAGTTTGAATGACGTTGTCCGCAACACCAACATCATTAATGAAATGGTGCATCAAGAGCAGATCGGGCTGAATACGGATGAGGTTAAGCTGGAGGAAGTAACCGGCGCGGAAAAGGTTGTGTATGCGAATATCGAAAAAGGGCGCGATATGCTGGCTGCCGAAATTTTAAAGAAGGCGAATATGCAGCTGAAAGATTTCGGCATTGAGGTTATCGATGTCATCTTTAAAGAGATAAAATATTCCGACGAATTGCAAGCCTCCGTATATAATAGAATGATTAAGGAACGGAATCAGATTGCGCAAACCTTCCGTTCTACCGGTGAGGGCAAAAAGGCGGAATGGCTCGGTAAGTTGGAAAACGAGAAAAAGAGCATCCTGTCAAAGGCATATGCCGAATCGGAGAAGATAAAGGGTGCGGCGGATGCGCAGGCTACCGCAATTTATGCCGCATCGTACGGCAAGTCCCCTGAGTTTTACAGTTTTTGGAAGAGTCTTGAAGTATACCAAAACGCACTTCCCGATACCGAAAAGATATTATCAACCGATATGGAATACTTTCAGTATCTTTATAAACATTAA
- a CDS encoding D-2-hydroxyacid dehydrogenase — MKAAVLDGFTLNPGDLSWRVLQDIADITIYDKTAPDEVYERVKDCEAVLSNKIVFSKELIARLPKLRYIGVLATGYNVIDVEAAHAAGITVTNIPSYSTDSVAQLVFAFILQFYWHVKEHSDEVHGGAWSRSAHFCYTSFPTFELTGKTLGIIGFGHIGQKVAEIALVMGMRVLYVNRSPKTVPQLAAAKQVDIATLLAESDIISLNAPLNGASEKMMDAAALSKVKPGVFIINTGRGQLIDDEAVAAALKKGSIGGYAADVLSVEPPPANHPLFGCPNCFITPHIAWQTREARTRLLHIAAENLKSFLVGKPQNVV, encoded by the coding sequence ATGAAAGCAGCTGTACTGGATGGGTTCACGCTTAATCCGGGAGATTTGTCGTGGCGGGTTTTACAGGATATTGCGGATATTACGATATACGATAAAACCGCACCCGATGAAGTATATGAGCGGGTAAAAGACTGCGAGGCGGTTTTATCAAATAAAATTGTGTTTTCAAAGGAATTGATTGCGCGTTTACCCAAGCTGCGGTATATCGGCGTGCTGGCGACCGGTTATAATGTTATCGATGTAGAGGCGGCTCATGCTGCTGGGATCACCGTAACGAATATCCCCAGCTACAGCACCGACAGCGTTGCTCAGCTGGTATTTGCATTCATCTTACAGTTTTATTGGCACGTAAAAGAACACAGCGATGAGGTTCACGGCGGTGCATGGAGCCGCAGCGCACATTTTTGCTATACCTCGTTTCCGACGTTTGAACTGACGGGGAAAACGCTCGGTATTATCGGGTTCGGCCACATCGGGCAAAAGGTTGCGGAAATTGCGCTTGTGATGGGAATGCGGGTGCTCTATGTCAACCGTTCGCCCAAAACGGTACCACAGCTCGCTGCGGCGAAGCAGGTTGACATTGCAACCTTGCTTGCCGAATCCGACATCATCAGCTTGAATGCACCGCTTAACGGTGCAAGCGAAAAAATGATGGATGCTGCCGCGCTTTCGAAAGTAAAGCCGGGCGTGTTTATTATCAATACCGGACGGGGACAGCTTATCGATGATGAGGCTGTTGCCGCAGCGTTAAAAAAAGGCTCTATCGGCGGCTATGCAGCCGATGTTCTAAGCGTTGAACCGCCGCCTGCAAACCATCCGCTGTTCGGCTGTCCCAACTGTTTTATAACACCGCATATCGCATGGCAAACCCGCGAAGCGCGGACACGGTTGTTGCATATCGCCGCGGAGAATTTAAAAAGCTTTCTTGTCGGTAAACCGCAGAATGTAGTGTAA